The following coding sequences lie in one Lysobacter capsici genomic window:
- a CDS encoding lysozyme inhibitor LprI family protein: MRSTRTVRRVSAVVAIIALHGAAQAASPAPRPSFDCARASSQVERAICADPRLARADAELARVYRSSLAELDAPAAAALRDEQRWFLQIRDAGYADAAAAEKAADLRSTLDYRSKYLGQIQAHPAPGLAGRWRNIAGEIEIRRDAKGRWDVQANAAHPLDGRWVCDAAGRDRGENDTASVHVDDDDSVLKLERAGATLQVTALDAKGQRLTMPDYCGHNGSLEGTYFAVPAAKR, encoded by the coding sequence ATGCGTTCAACCCGTACCGTTCGCCGCGTGTCGGCCGTCGTCGCGATCATCGCCCTGCACGGCGCCGCCCAGGCCGCATCGCCCGCGCCGCGGCCTTCGTTCGATTGCGCGCGCGCAAGCAGCCAGGTCGAACGCGCGATCTGCGCCGATCCGCGACTGGCGCGCGCCGATGCCGAACTGGCGCGGGTCTATCGCAGCAGCCTGGCCGAGCTGGACGCGCCGGCCGCCGCCGCATTGCGCGACGAGCAGCGCTGGTTCCTGCAGATACGCGACGCGGGCTACGCCGATGCGGCGGCGGCCGAAAAAGCCGCGGACTTGCGCAGCACGCTCGACTATCGCAGCAAGTATCTGGGCCAGATCCAGGCGCATCCGGCGCCGGGTCTGGCCGGCCGCTGGCGCAACATCGCCGGCGAAATCGAAATCCGTCGCGACGCGAAAGGCCGCTGGGACGTGCAGGCCAACGCCGCGCATCCGCTCGACGGCCGCTGGGTTTGCGACGCCGCCGGCCGCGACCGCGGCGAGAACGATACGGCGAGCGTGCATGTGGACGACGACGACAGCGTGCTCAAACTGGAGCGCGCGGGCGCGACCTTGCAGGTGACGGCGCTGGATGCGAAGGGCCAGCGCTTGACCATGCCCGATTACTGCGGCCACAACGGTTCGCTGGAAGGCACTTACTTCGCGGTGCCGGCCGCCAAGCGCTGA
- a CDS encoding M4 family metallopeptidase: MSMKQRILTASILLAITGTTATALVTAQRDGHANAANASAQNQGNAAAPSASHVNANTASSPAAHSAYATASGSTPAAQLELSPAVARARELLQAQKLQSAGAQALAGADRAAIEAERYVPRDLIVEADGSQHVRFNRDYQGLPVIGGDLVAHLKGGLLTSVSKTMDLKLGQGGAATPKRSSAQAIADAGVHFAGRFIDKPSSRMVYFAQNNEPKLAYEVTFRGLNKAQRPVHDLIYVDADNGGLLGRDSRIYTAEAAEGQGFTVTRGKVPISTSKVGAEESDGRGAGYLLRDDKRGGGTVHNTGGTVVDLVFGGGDFTAPPMFDADNVWGNEQMTNIERTGVEAHYGVSKTWDYYKKFYDRVGIFGDSLGVQSFVNVTFTYFFFIDVGGTNAFWDGEAKRMVYGNGDYGVSNPVVALDVAGHEMSHGVTQATSGLMYSGDAGGLNEATSDIHGTLVEFFDNSPKDPPDYLIGENVMLSGVPLRYMFKPSLDADEEGNGSFDCYPAGGFTEEDPHYTSGVGNHFFYLLAEGQKVPKSHRKTVLPSDLVCNGATGLKGLTPTVAGQIWYRANTLYLTSQASYPDARVATQTAAQDLVDRGLLKASAVKTVACAWEAVNVGLPEGSTAARCKN; the protein is encoded by the coding sequence ATGTCCATGAAACAACGCATCCTGACCGCCTCGATCTTGTTGGCGATCACCGGCACCACCGCCACCGCGCTGGTCACCGCGCAACGCGACGGCCACGCCAACGCCGCCAACGCCAGCGCGCAGAACCAAGGCAACGCCGCCGCGCCGAGCGCGTCGCACGTCAACGCCAACACCGCATCCTCCCCCGCCGCGCACAGCGCCTATGCGACCGCCTCGGGCAGCACGCCGGCCGCGCAGCTCGAACTCAGCCCCGCGGTGGCGCGCGCGCGCGAACTGCTGCAGGCGCAGAAGCTGCAAAGCGCCGGCGCGCAAGCGCTGGCCGGCGCCGATCGCGCGGCGATCGAAGCCGAGCGCTACGTGCCGCGCGATCTGATCGTCGAAGCCGACGGCAGCCAGCACGTGCGTTTCAACCGCGACTACCAGGGCCTGCCGGTGATCGGCGGCGATCTGGTCGCGCACCTCAAGGGCGGCCTGCTGACCTCGGTCAGCAAGACCATGGACCTCAAGCTCGGCCAGGGCGGCGCGGCCACGCCGAAGCGGTCGTCGGCGCAGGCGATCGCCGATGCCGGCGTGCATTTCGCCGGCCGTTTCATCGACAAGCCGTCTTCGCGCATGGTGTATTTCGCCCAGAACAACGAGCCCAAGCTCGCCTATGAAGTGACCTTCCGCGGCCTCAACAAGGCCCAGCGTCCGGTCCACGATCTGATCTACGTCGACGCCGACAACGGCGGCCTGCTCGGCCGCGACAGCCGCATCTACACCGCCGAAGCGGCCGAAGGCCAGGGCTTCACCGTCACCCGCGGCAAGGTGCCGATCTCCACCAGCAAGGTCGGCGCGGAAGAAAGCGACGGCCGCGGCGCGGGCTATCTGCTGCGCGACGACAAGCGCGGCGGCGGCACGGTGCACAACACCGGCGGCACCGTCGTCGATCTCGTGTTCGGCGGCGGCGATTTCACCGCGCCGCCGATGTTCGATGCCGACAACGTCTGGGGCAACGAGCAGATGACCAACATCGAGCGCACCGGCGTGGAAGCGCATTACGGCGTGTCGAAGACCTGGGACTACTACAAGAAGTTCTACGACCGCGTCGGCATCTTCGGCGACAGCCTCGGCGTGCAGAGCTTCGTCAATGTCACCTTCACCTATTTCTTCTTCATCGACGTGGGCGGCACCAACGCATTCTGGGACGGCGAAGCCAAGCGCATGGTCTACGGCAACGGCGATTACGGCGTGTCCAATCCGGTGGTCGCGCTCGACGTGGCCGGCCACGAAATGTCGCACGGCGTGACCCAGGCCACCTCGGGCCTGATGTACTCGGGCGACGCCGGCGGCTTGAACGAAGCGACCTCCGACATCCACGGCACCCTGGTCGAATTCTTCGACAACAGCCCGAAGGACCCGCCGGATTACCTGATCGGCGAGAACGTGATGCTCAGCGGCGTGCCGCTGCGCTACATGTTCAAGCCGAGCCTGGACGCCGACGAGGAAGGCAACGGTTCGTTCGACTGCTACCCGGCCGGCGGCTTCACCGAGGAAGACCCGCACTACACCTCGGGCGTGGGCAATCACTTCTTCTACCTGCTGGCCGAAGGCCAGAAGGTGCCCAAGTCGCATCGCAAGACCGTGCTGCCGTCCGACCTGGTGTGCAACGGCGCGACCGGCCTCAAGGGCCTGACCCCGACCGTCGCCGGCCAGATCTGGTACCGCGCCAACACCTTGTACCTGACCTCGCAGGCCAGCTACCCGGATGCGCGCGTGGCGACCCAGACCGCGGCGCAGGACCTGGTCGATCGCGGCCTGCTCAAGGCCAGCGCGGTCAAGACCGTGGCGTGCGCGTGGGAAGCGGTCAACGTCGGCCTGCCGGAAGGCTCGACCGCGGCGCGCTGCAAGAACTGA
- a CDS encoding SLC13 family permease has translation MDFSQIAFLLILGAALYLFVSERLRVDVTAMLTLLALVLTGVLDAKQALSGFASEPAIIVAAVFVISGGLAATGITERLGQWIGRAAGHSEGRAIAVTMPAVAALSSFTHHVMVTAMMLPILTRFAKSRGLSASRLLMPMSFAASLGTTLTLVSAPAFLLADNLLERTGSPGLGIFSITPIGLALVAIGVLYMLAARWFLPKRGGEHGDDGYLRLDRYRTELVIVDGSRWSTRPLAELQKALGDRFVMTGWLRDGQRRQDLGPSSPLISGDILLVEASADALASLHDDAGLDLNAIKRFGEHADGDGEAQLVQAVVAPGSEFIGRSVRELDFARRFHAVIAGLWRQQGAVAPRLSDARLREGDLLVLWGRPARFTELAAHHGFLMLVPFAGEARRRIRAPLALAILALTVLTAATEWLPAPLAFLLGAVAMVATRCVDVEQAYREIDVRIFVMIAGVIPLGVAMEQTGTAQLLAQGMLHVIAGWSPLMILLVMFTAAALLTQILSDAATTVLLGPIAISLAQSLGLPPTPFVVCTALGAVVAFLTPIGHHGNLLILGPGQYRFGDFLRIGLPLTTLIALVSAWMARWLWLDGPFWPALS, from the coding sequence ATGGACTTTTCGCAAATCGCCTTCCTGCTGATCCTGGGCGCAGCGCTGTATTTGTTCGTCAGCGAGCGGCTGCGGGTCGACGTCACCGCGATGTTGACCCTGCTGGCGCTGGTGCTGACCGGGGTGCTCGATGCCAAGCAGGCGCTGTCGGGGTTCGCCAGCGAACCGGCGATCATCGTCGCGGCGGTGTTCGTGATTTCCGGCGGGCTGGCCGCGACCGGCATCACCGAGCGGCTGGGTCAGTGGATCGGTCGTGCAGCCGGGCACAGCGAGGGCCGTGCGATCGCGGTGACCATGCCGGCGGTCGCGGCGCTGTCCTCGTTCACCCACCACGTCATGGTCACGGCAATGATGCTGCCGATCCTGACCCGGTTCGCGAAGTCGCGCGGGCTGTCGGCCTCGCGCCTGCTGATGCCGATGTCGTTCGCGGCCTCGCTCGGCACCACCCTGACCCTGGTCAGCGCGCCGGCCTTCCTGCTGGCCGACAACCTGCTCGAACGCACCGGTTCGCCGGGCCTGGGCATTTTCTCGATCACCCCGATCGGCCTGGCGCTGGTCGCGATCGGCGTGCTGTACATGCTGGCGGCGCGCTGGTTCCTGCCCAAGCGCGGCGGCGAACACGGCGACGACGGCTACCTGCGCCTGGACCGCTACCGCACCGAACTGGTGATCGTGGACGGCTCGCGCTGGAGCACCCGGCCGCTGGCCGAGCTGCAGAAGGCGCTCGGCGACCGCTTCGTGATGACCGGCTGGCTGCGCGACGGCCAGCGCCGCCAGGACCTGGGCCCGAGCAGCCCGCTGATCAGCGGCGACATCCTGCTGGTCGAGGCCTCGGCCGATGCGCTGGCCTCGCTGCACGACGACGCCGGCCTGGACCTCAACGCGATCAAGCGCTTCGGCGAACACGCCGACGGCGACGGCGAGGCGCAGCTGGTCCAGGCGGTGGTCGCGCCGGGTTCGGAGTTCATCGGCCGCAGCGTGCGCGAACTGGATTTCGCCCGCCGCTTCCACGCGGTGATCGCCGGCCTGTGGCGGCAGCAGGGCGCGGTCGCGCCGCGCCTGTCCGACGCGCGCCTGCGCGAAGGCGACCTGCTGGTGCTGTGGGGCCGGCCGGCGCGTTTCACCGAGCTGGCCGCGCACCACGGCTTCCTGATGCTGGTGCCGTTCGCCGGCGAGGCGCGCCGGCGCATCCGCGCGCCGCTGGCGCTGGCGATCCTGGCGCTGACCGTGCTCACCGCCGCGACCGAATGGCTGCCGGCGCCGCTGGCGTTCCTGCTCGGCGCGGTGGCGATGGTGGCCACGCGCTGCGTCGATGTCGAACAGGCCTATCGCGAGATCGACGTGCGCATCTTCGTGATGATCGCCGGGGTGATCCCGCTGGGCGTGGCGATGGAGCAGACCGGCACCGCGCAATTGCTGGCGCAAGGGATGCTGCACGTGATCGCGGGCTGGTCGCCGCTGATGATCCTGCTGGTGATGTTCACCGCCGCCGCGCTGCTGACCCAGATCCTGTCGGACGCGGCGACCACGGTGCTGCTCGGGCCGATCGCGATCTCACTGGCGCAATCGCTGGGCCTGCCGCCGACGCCGTTCGTGGTATGCACCGCGCTGGGCGCGGTGGTCGCGTTCCTGACCCCGATCGGGCATCACGGAAACCTTCTCATCCTCGGCCCGGGCCAGTACCGGTTCGGCGATTTCCTGCGCATCGGCTTGCCTCTGACCACGCTGATCGCCTTGGTCAGCGCCTGGATGGCGCGCTGGCTCTGGCTCGACGGTCCGTTCTGGCCGGCCCTGTCCTGA
- a CDS encoding sensor histidine kinase, with protein MSLPHAPINAPKAGDDRFRLAMTASNIGMAIVSTDGIWLEVNPALCALLGYRVDELRGHHYSEVTHPDDLAISQHLVAALVSGALASVDEHKRYVHRDGSEVWVQLNVAVMRDEDGTAQYFISHMRDIRGEREAGMKLSARAEERSAQLDASHRQLQLFADAVAHDLRAPLRSIESFSALLNERAAERLNETDRDYLARIRAAASRMTGLLAALTELSHVTRTEMRIAPVDLSLLADWVGAELQDADPRHRAQISVQPGLQVEGDERLLKLMLNQLMHNAWKFTCERSAARHAAAQSSVQPASAPPDDEREPVRIEVFGERSGDRLVLSVRDQGTGFDMRYAHKLFEPFQRLHGPDQGGGHGLGLAIAWRIVERHRGQLRAHSQPDVGSTFTVELPVVSAGEETPNA; from the coding sequence ATGAGCCTGCCGCACGCCCCGATCAACGCCCCCAAGGCCGGAGACGACCGTTTCCGCCTGGCGATGACGGCATCGAACATCGGCATGGCGATCGTGTCCACCGACGGCATCTGGCTCGAAGTCAATCCGGCCCTGTGCGCGCTGCTGGGTTACCGCGTCGACGAATTGCGCGGCCACCATTACAGCGAAGTGACCCATCCCGACGATCTGGCGATCAGCCAGCATCTGGTCGCCGCGCTGGTCAGCGGCGCGCTGGCCTCGGTCGACGAGCACAAGCGCTACGTGCATCGCGACGGCAGCGAGGTGTGGGTGCAGCTCAACGTCGCGGTGATGCGCGACGAAGACGGCACCGCGCAGTATTTCATCTCGCACATGCGCGACATCCGCGGCGAACGCGAGGCCGGGATGAAGTTGAGCGCGCGCGCCGAGGAGCGCAGCGCGCAGCTCGACGCCTCGCACCGGCAGCTGCAGCTGTTCGCCGACGCGGTCGCCCACGACCTGCGCGCGCCGCTGCGTTCGATCGAAAGTTTTTCCGCGCTGCTCAACGAACGCGCCGCCGAGCGCCTCAACGAAACCGATCGCGATTACCTGGCGCGGATCCGCGCCGCGGCCTCGCGCATGACCGGGCTGCTGGCGGCGTTGACCGAGCTGTCGCACGTGACCCGTACCGAGATGCGGATCGCGCCGGTCGACCTGAGCCTGCTCGCCGACTGGGTCGGCGCCGAGCTGCAGGACGCCGACCCGCGTCACCGCGCCCAGATCAGCGTCCAGCCCGGCCTGCAGGTCGAGGGCGATGAGCGGTTGCTGAAGCTGATGCTGAACCAATTGATGCACAACGCCTGGAAATTCACCTGCGAACGAAGTGCCGCCCGGCATGCTGCGGCCCAGTCTTCAGTACAGCCGGCTTCCGCGCCGCCGGATGACGAGCGCGAACCGGTCCGTATCGAGGTCTTCGGTGAACGGTCCGGCGACCGGCTGGTGCTGTCGGTACGCGACCAAGGCACCGGATTTGACATGCGATATGCTCACAAATTGTTCGAACCGTTCCAGCGCCTGCACGGGCCGGATCAGGGCGGCGGTCACGGCCTCGGGCTGGCGATCGCCTGGCGCATCGTCGAGCGCCACCGCGGCCAGCTGCGCGCCCATTCGCAGCCCGATGTGGGCAGCACGTTTACCGTAGAACTGCCCGTCGTATCCGCGGGCGAGGAAACCCCGAATGCATAA
- a CDS encoding response regulator, which translates to MHKEILLVEDNPDDVELTRLAFDEAKIANRLVVMGDGAEALDYLFARGRYSDRDPNDLPSIVLLDLNLPKVDGREVLQAIRAHEPTRTLPVVVLTTSTEPFDVEASYALGVNSYIQKPVDFEQFVWAVKQVGLYWLVLNHPRNP; encoded by the coding sequence ATGCATAAGGAAATCCTGCTGGTCGAAGACAACCCCGACGACGTCGAGCTGACCCGGCTCGCCTTCGACGAGGCCAAGATCGCCAACAGGCTGGTGGTGATGGGCGACGGCGCCGAGGCGCTGGACTACCTGTTCGCCCGTGGCCGCTATTCCGATCGCGATCCCAACGATCTGCCGTCGATCGTGCTGCTCGACCTCAACTTGCCCAAGGTCGACGGCCGCGAGGTGCTGCAGGCGATCCGCGCGCACGAACCCACCCGCACTCTGCCGGTGGTGGTGTTGACCACCAGCACCGAGCCGTTCGACGTCGAGGCCAGTTATGCGCTCGGGGTCAACAGCTATATCCAAAAGCCGGTGGATTTCGAGCAGTTCGTGTGGGCGGTGAAGCAGGTGGGGTTGTATTGGCTGGTGTTGAATCATCCGCGCAATCCGTGA
- a CDS encoding 2OG-Fe(II) oxygenase → MSSTTDSSADDFIEVYPQALTREQCATLVQRFDASRDSEPGRVGGGVMPDLKDSRDLTITGRDGWKDMELALNLAVFRGLLQYLRRYPHTMIAPLMLEAPSADGKRHRLTAERVAEMDDNALSPIAQTVFRPGAINLQRYTANRGGYPYWHCELYPRDQSAETLHRHVLWTIYLNDGFEEGETEFLYQRRKIAPRAGDLLIAPAAFTHTHRGNRPKGGDKYIATSWILFQRAERLYAGG, encoded by the coding sequence ATGTCATCGACGACCGATTCCAGCGCAGACGATTTCATCGAGGTCTATCCGCAGGCGCTCACGCGCGAGCAATGCGCGACGCTGGTGCAGCGCTTCGACGCCAGCCGCGACAGCGAGCCGGGCCGGGTCGGCGGCGGCGTCATGCCCGACCTCAAGGACAGCCGCGATCTCACCATCACCGGCCGCGACGGCTGGAAGGACATGGAGCTCGCCTTGAACCTGGCGGTGTTCCGCGGCCTGCTGCAGTACCTGCGCCGCTATCCGCACACGATGATCGCGCCGCTGATGCTCGAAGCGCCGAGCGCCGACGGCAAGCGCCATCGGCTCACCGCCGAGCGCGTGGCCGAGATGGACGACAACGCGTTGTCGCCGATCGCGCAGACCGTGTTCCGTCCCGGCGCGATCAACCTGCAGCGTTACACCGCCAACCGCGGCGGCTACCCGTACTGGCATTGCGAGCTGTACCCGCGCGACCAGAGCGCGGAGACGCTGCACCGGCACGTGCTGTGGACGATCTACTTGAACGACGGCTTCGAGGAAGGCGAAACCGAGTTCCTTTACCAGCGCCGCAAGATCGCGCCGCGCGCGGGCGACCTGCTGATCGCGCCGGCCGCGTTCACCCACACCCACCGCGGCAATCGGCCCAAGGGTGGGGACAAGTACATCGCGACCAGCTGGATTCTGTTTCAGCGCGCCGAGCGGTTGTACGCGGGCGGGTAA
- a CDS encoding C39 family peptidase: protein MTVHRASLIAIATLVALHCGAVRAQRADDSRGTVDLTRLTGNGGMPVLKPMRTLRDLRYRELLRQRYDFSCGSAALASVLHYGYGLDVSEPELIKKMMVGVDPKEVVRNGFSMLDMKRYVESIGMRAHGFRIDADALYRLQMPVIALLDLKGYRHFVVVKGAAGGRVFLADPALGHRVMQEADFVRGWNGIVLAVVGDQPMRADSYLVTSRSSPALQRRVDALDRVTAPPRVVEFGLVITDLF, encoded by the coding sequence ATGACCGTACATCGAGCCTCGCTGATCGCCATCGCGACCCTCGTCGCGCTGCACTGCGGCGCCGTTCGCGCGCAGCGTGCGGACGACAGCCGCGGCACGGTCGACCTGACCCGCCTGACCGGCAACGGCGGCATGCCGGTGCTCAAACCGATGCGCACGCTGCGCGATCTGCGTTACCGCGAACTGCTGCGCCAGCGCTACGACTTCAGCTGCGGCTCGGCGGCGTTGGCGAGCGTGCTGCATTACGGCTACGGCCTGGACGTCAGCGAGCCGGAGCTGATCAAGAAGATGATGGTCGGAGTCGATCCCAAGGAAGTGGTGCGCAACGGCTTTTCGATGCTCGACATGAAACGCTACGTCGAGAGCATCGGCATGCGCGCGCACGGCTTCCGCATCGACGCCGACGCCTTGTACCGCCTGCAGATGCCGGTGATCGCGCTGCTCGATCTCAAGGGCTATCGCCATTTCGTCGTGGTCAAGGGCGCGGCCGGCGGGCGGGTGTTCCTCGCCGATCCCGCGCTCGGCCACCGGGTCATGCAGGAAGCCGATTTCGTGCGCGGCTGGAACGGCATCGTGCTGGCCGTGGTCGGCGATCAACCGATGCGCGCCGATTCCTATCTGGTCACCAGCCGCAGCTCGCCCGCGCTGCAGCGACGCGTGGACGCGCTCGATCGCGTCACCGCGCCGCCGCGCGTGGTCGAGTTCGGGCTGGTGATCACCGATCTTTTTTGA
- a CDS encoding transporter — MRPLLAPLSVALALALSAPAHADEAATDFKSLHQRMLDMSDELAAQKAEIQRLRGQVDELELSQRGRGLSGAPPSLAQQSEATDNARDVAEQAQRKASASAARDGEDDAPVQVGQTQRAEDAQRREQEKALVVREHAPLFERKFTLDTGLSYSYYDRRQLALSGFLALDAIFLGSINLDQTKASVGTFELSGRYGLSDRLSIEASLPYVYRDSRFVSGGAGGASSVVSEVRMRSQGIGDASIAAYYQWVKESQRWPDIVTSVRVRAPTGRDPFGLKLIQPDGDNNNLNIPEDLPTGSGVWAATVNVSALRTYDPVILFGNLGYTYNQPTNFDDISPVAEQVSPARVELGNSIQLSGGLAIALNDRSAVSFAVATAVTGATHLTAPGGEKRRVPGSSSNSTTLNIGASYVLPSGWTLNGQLAAGLTPDAPNFVFSMRGSRSF, encoded by the coding sequence ATGCGCCCTCTACTCGCTCCCCTGTCCGTCGCCCTCGCGCTCGCCCTAAGCGCGCCGGCCCATGCCGACGAAGCCGCCACCGATTTCAAGTCGCTGCACCAGCGCATGCTCGACATGAGCGACGAACTGGCCGCGCAGAAAGCCGAGATCCAGCGGCTGCGCGGCCAGGTCGACGAGCTCGAACTGAGCCAGCGCGGACGCGGCCTGAGCGGCGCGCCACCGTCGCTCGCGCAGCAAAGCGAGGCCACCGACAACGCGCGCGATGTGGCCGAACAGGCGCAACGCAAGGCCTCGGCGAGCGCCGCGCGCGACGGCGAGGACGACGCGCCGGTGCAGGTCGGCCAGACCCAGCGCGCCGAGGACGCCCAGCGCCGCGAACAGGAAAAGGCCCTGGTCGTGCGCGAACACGCGCCGCTGTTCGAACGCAAGTTCACCCTCGACACCGGTTTGAGCTACAGCTATTACGACCGCCGGCAACTGGCGTTGAGCGGCTTCCTGGCGCTGGACGCGATCTTCCTGGGCAGCATCAACCTGGACCAGACCAAGGCCAGCGTCGGCACCTTCGAACTCAGCGGCCGCTACGGCCTCAGCGACCGGCTCAGCATCGAAGCCAGCCTGCCTTACGTGTACCGCGACTCGCGTTTCGTCAGCGGCGGCGCCGGCGGCGCGTCCAGCGTGGTCAGCGAAGTGCGGATGCGCTCGCAGGGCATCGGCGACGCCAGCATCGCCGCGTACTACCAATGGGTGAAGGAATCGCAGCGCTGGCCCGACATCGTCACCAGCGTGCGCGTGCGCGCGCCGACCGGGCGCGACCCGTTCGGCCTGAAACTGATCCAGCCCGACGGCGACAACAACAACCTCAACATCCCCGAGGACCTGCCGACCGGTTCGGGCGTCTGGGCCGCGACCGTCAACGTATCGGCGCTGCGCACCTACGATCCGGTGATCCTGTTCGGCAACCTGGGCTACACCTACAACCAGCCGACGAATTTCGACGACATCTCGCCGGTGGCCGAACAGGTGTCGCCGGCGCGGGTCGAACTGGGCAACAGCATCCAGCTCAGCGGCGGCCTGGCGATCGCGCTCAACGATCGTTCCGCGGTGAGTTTCGCCGTCGCCACCGCCGTCACCGGCGCCACCCACCTGACCGCGCCGGGCGGCGAAAAACGTCGCGTGCCGGGCAGCTCCAGCAACTCGACCACGCTCAACATCGGCGCGAGCTACGTGCTGCCTTCGGGCTGGACGCTCAACGGACAACTCGCCGCGGGGCTGACGCCGGACGCGCCCAACTTCGTGTTTTCGATGCGGGGCTCGCGCTCGTTTTGA
- a CDS encoding Cthe_2314 family HEPN domain-containing protein — protein MGAGLMPARQGAAVAYAATVARSIVAVLCGRATPCPAGPSTRVHDPSMTRTQAQTPARDAGSTDPAARRTSPTLIDHPALKTLLGQFKAYAQCGMSAVQSGHRQFKASEASLHAAAIMERVAAVDDALASLHIASRYLHELSAQAESAAALHRYHYENFVLRAIGAVDRVYRLIGAALRLDPRRYDLSSGNRHVDQYVRLHHPGLHASVATVHGLGEHYRTIRNALIHAEAYSNRELGLFDTAQTLDCRFENIDTPALYRACMRQRCDEADARLAQLQAAMSAVLDQLAPLLANGAAAAAQTQNEREPRIENTKLGASGVSPAASCPLSVQPEGST, from the coding sequence GTGGGCGCAGGTTTGATGCCTGCGCGGCAAGGCGCGGCCGTTGCGTATGCAGCGACGGTCGCGCGCTCGATCGTCGCCGTTTTATGCGGCCGGGCAACCCCCTGCCCTGCAGGGCCGTCGACCCGGGTTCACGATCCGTCCATGACTCGAACTCAAGCGCAAACACCTGCACGCGATGCCGGATCGACCGATCCCGCCGCGCGGCGAACATCGCCGACGTTGATCGATCATCCCGCGCTGAAAACGCTGCTTGGGCAGTTTAAAGCATATGCGCAGTGCGGAATGAGCGCGGTTCAATCCGGGCACAGGCAGTTCAAGGCGTCCGAGGCATCGCTCCACGCCGCCGCGATCATGGAACGAGTGGCCGCGGTGGACGACGCCCTGGCTTCGCTGCACATCGCATCGAGGTATCTGCATGAACTGTCCGCGCAAGCCGAATCGGCGGCGGCGCTGCACCGCTACCACTACGAGAATTTCGTACTTCGCGCGATCGGCGCCGTCGACCGGGTTTATCGACTGATCGGCGCCGCCTTGCGGCTGGATCCAAGACGCTACGATTTGTCGTCGGGCAATCGCCATGTAGACCAATACGTGCGGCTTCATCATCCCGGGCTGCACGCCTCGGTCGCGACCGTCCACGGCCTGGGCGAGCACTACCGGACGATCCGCAACGCGTTGATCCACGCCGAGGCCTACTCGAACCGCGAGCTCGGCCTGTTCGATACCGCGCAAACGCTCGATTGCCGTTTCGAGAACATCGACACGCCCGCGCTGTATCGGGCCTGCATGCGCCAACGCTGCGACGAAGCGGACGCGCGGCTCGCGCAATTGCAGGCCGCGATGAGCGCAGTGCTCGACCAGCTCGCGCCGCTGCTGGCAAACGGCGCGGCCGCGGCCGCGCAGACTCAAAACGAGCGCGAGCCCCGCATCGAAAACACGAAGTTGGGCGCGTCCGGCGTCAGCCCCGCGGCGAGTTGTCCGTTGAGCGTCCAGCCCGAAGGCAGCACGTAG